A stretch of Babesia bigemina genome assembly Bbig001, chromosome : III DNA encodes these proteins:
- a CDS encoding farnesyl pyrophosphate synthetase , putative — translation MIAYNTCSPPNFVSYCNDRLRSFLPVFLDIATAEIKSYDISDDDLAYYSNAIQYNLQGGKLIRGTLVVLTTRSLLGDGMTEHYWHEALVLGWCVELLQTAFLVADDIMDKSIMRRSNVCWYMVPTVGISNAVNDTMFLNTLVHRIIANQLKDSKHLVTVMNLFTEVSMITILGQHMDTYDAMDASVFDTPTGATSLYYRICKNKTAYYTFFLPMKLGMIISGIDQGNINYSKLESVSSLLGHLFQAQDDYLDCYSDPGCSGKEGTDIQTKKCTWLLATAIHVGDKSHLQTIKENIGKDNKDNVEVVKKIYNDLKLPHLFKVYTQDLKCNIQSQINDIGSKGRQLECAPLNAQN, via the exons ATGATAGCTTATAATACGTGTTCGCCTCCCAATTTTGTTTCGTATTGTAACGATCGTCTGAGGAGTTTTTTGCCCGTTTTCCTTGATATCGCTACCGCCGAAATAAAATCCTACGACATATCAGATGATGACCTTGCTTACTATTCTAACGCAATACAGTACAATTTGCAGG GAGGAAAACTCATACGAGGTACATTGGTTGTATTAACAACGCGTTCGTTATTGGGAGATGGGATGACAGAGCATTATTGGCACGAAGCCCTTGTCTTGG GATGGTGTGTAGAACTTCTACAAACAGCATTCCTTGTGGCTGATGACATTATGGACAAGAGTATTATGCGAAGATCGAACGTTTGCTG GTACATGGTCCCAACGGTTGGCATTTCAAATGCCGTGAACGACACCATGTTTCTGAATACCTTAGTTCATCG CATAATCGCCAACCAATTGAAAGACAGTAAACATCTGGTGACCGTCATGAATCTATTCACGGAGGTTTCGATGATTACCATTCTTGGCCAACACATGGACACATACGACGCCATGGATGCCTCAGTATTCGACACTCCTACAGGGGCTACATCACTGTattatcgcatttgcaagaATAAAACCGCGTATTATACTTTTTTTTTGCCAATGAAGCTCG GGATGATTATATCAGGAATCGATCAAGGCAACATAAACTACAGCAAGCTGGAATCAGTTTCATCACTGTTAGGACACTTGTTCCAG GCGCAAGACGACTATCTGGATTGTTACAGTGATCCAGGTTGCAGTGGCAAGGAGGGTACCGACATACAAACAAAGAAGTGTACGTGGCTCCTTGCGACA GCGATACACGTGGGCGACAAATCTCATTTGCAAACCATCAAAGAGAATATTGGTAAAGACAATAAGGATAATGTGGAGGTCGTGAAAAAAATATACAACGATCTAAAGCTGCCTCACTTGTTCAAAGTATATACACAAGATCTCAAGTGCAACATACAGAG CCAAATCAATGACATAGGAAGCAAGGGTAGGCAATTAGAATGTGCTCCATTAAATGCGCAGAATTAG
- a CDS encoding membrane protein, putative has product MGDHCDPNSEITLIKVPKFLANHWRESENQSYMGYLKKNDDGTIDELLVKFEGKQRRFLSRANHLSCPMAVQIRDANAPIESMGRFKRSLTIYPKLDSLYKSEIKERHIVTNIHKARGTAHEARSEPNNDRSATLFKYYNPNAEGASTIAHGAGADYVPSKQDTPYSRSKTKGNLSYPSIVSVGIDAWR; this is encoded by the exons ATGGGTGACCATTGCGATCCTAACAGCGAGATCACCTTGATCAAG GTCcccaaatttcttgccaaccACTGGCGAGAAAGCGAAAACCAGTCCTATATGGGTTATTTAAAGAAAAATGATGAT GGTACCATCGACGAACTTTTGGTGAAGTTTGAAGGCAAGCAGCGTCGTTTCTTAAGTCGAGCGAATCATCTTAGCTGCCCAATGGCAGTACAAATCAGAGATGCGAACGCTCCTATCGAATCAATGGGAAGATTTAAAAGAAGCCTTACCATCTACCCTAAATTAGATTCGCTCTACAAAAGC GAGATTAAAGAACGCCATATTGTGACCAACATTCATAAGG CGAGAGGAACAGCACACGAAGCAAGGAGTGAACCAAACAATGACAGGTCTGCAACG TTGTTTAAATACTACAATCCTAATGCGGAAGGTGCTTCTACCATTGCTCACGGTGCAGGGGCCGATTATGTACCCTCCAAGCAGGACACGCCTTACTCAAGATCTAAGACTAAAGGTAATTTATCTTACCCATCAATTGTATCTGTGGGCATTGATGCTTGGCGATGA
- a CDS encoding multiprotein bridging factor type 1, putative, producing the protein MASHQDWTPVVWAKRESYKGAHKEAALNKARRAGEDIATEKKFLGGQNRSSKAYIPTNAAKIENETENFRIERIEFHFRQALQKARLAKGLTQQSLARLINEPEAIVKEYENGSAIPNGSILQKLSKALGTQLPSAKASKAKKIVE; encoded by the exons ATGGCTTCACATCAAGATTGGACGCCGGTTGTATGGGCGAAGAGGGAGTCATACAAAGGTGCCCATAAGGAAGCCGCGTTGAACAAAGCAAGGCGGGCCGGGGAGGACATAGCTACCGAAAAGAAAT TTTTGGGTGGACAAAACAGATCGAGCAAAGCCTACATACCAACGAA TGCCGCAAAAATTGAAAACGAAACTGAGAACTTTAGGATTGAACGTATTGAATTTCATTTTAGGCAAGCATTACAAAAAGCAAGGTTGGCCAAGGGTCTCACCCAGCAATCCCTTGCTCGCCTCATAAACGAGCCTGAAGCGATCGTAAAAGAGTATGAAAACGGCTCT GCCATCCCTAACGGGTCCATTCTACAAAAGCTCTCAAAGGCTCTTGGGACGCAGCTCCCTTCGGCAAAGGCGTCTAAAGCTAAGAAAATTGTTGAATAG
- a CDS encoding SUMO-1-ACTIVATING ENZYME E1A, putative, producing the protein MANILHCNNKVDAIHTMKRVVCGSSLSNQDALLYDRQIRLWGIEAQQRMMSAQVLFLGKNGIQEEAMKNLVLSGVGVTLANDLYVNEEDVKYSFLLRKSDIGTNHAKSLVYRLREMTAEKRRINFITDSVVKDEYLNGVHSYKIDESIIEEFEIVSFAAESYTLPKMTHVNDVCRQKGVAVIASMDNGMHGFLLQDLNTHTVYPLLLLHHLSVLQPRFPRNCDISIRNVIGYLLMQRLFPHRQDISLESPSFMIQLRDICDSVGGREADIMWVCSHSIHVSDPCFFRVCYILWTITVVYSIRSSLYEMRGKRLAITSGILGGYLALEIRKFITKQHETIPSLCVFDMARSIVTTAML; encoded by the exons ATGGCCAATATTTTGCATTGTAACAATAAAGTTGATGCGATACATACCATGAAAAGAGTAGTTTGCGGATCGTCGCTGTCCAATCAGGATGCGCTACTATACGATAGGCAAATTAGACTCTGGGGCATAGAAGCTCAACAAAGAATGATGAGCGCACAAGTTTTATTTCTGGGGAAGAATGGAATCCAAGAGGAGGCAATGAAGAATTTGGTCCTCTCTGGTGTAGGAGTGACACTGGCAAATGACCTATACGTGAACGAAGAAGATGTGAAATACAGCTTCCTTTTGCGCAAATCGGATATAGGGACCAACCATGCTAAGTCATTGGTTTATAGGTTACGTGAGATGACTGCGGAGAAGCGTAGGATAAATTTCATAACAGATTCCGTGGTGAAAGATGAATACCTGAATGGCGTACACTCGTACAAAATTGACGAGTCAATAATTGAAGAATTCGAAATAGTATCGTTCGCCGCCGAAAGTTATACACTTCCGAAGATG ACTCACGTGAACGACGTATGCCGGCAGAAAGGCGTAGCAGTAATAGCATCCATGGATAATGGAATGCATGGTTTCTTGTTACAGGATCTCAACACGCATACAGT GTATCCATTATTATTATTGCATCATCTAAGCGTTTTACAGCCAAGGTTCCCGAGAAATTGCGACATATCGATCAGGAATGTCATAGGTTATCTATTAATGCAGCGATTGTTCCCACATAGACAAGATATCTCACTTGAAAGTCCGAGTTTTATGATCCAGTTAAGAGACATATGTGATAGCGTCGGAGGAAGAGAAGCTGATATCATGTGGGTTTGTTCACACAGCATACATGTTTCTGACC CATGTTTTTTTCGCGTGTGTTACATCTTATGGACTATTACCGTGGTATACTCAATACGCAGCTCGTTATATGAGATGAGAGGGAAACGTCTGGCCATCACAAGCGGCATTTTGGGAGGCTATTTGG CTCTGGAGATAAGGAAATTTATCACCAAGCAACACGAAACCATCCCGAGTTTGTGTGTATTTGATATGGCTCGGTCCATAGTTACGACGGCGATGTTGTAA